Part of the Prevotella communis genome is shown below.
GCCGTACGGTATGCCTGATGCCGATAACATGGGAAGACGGCTGGCCAATGATTGGTCTGAAGGGTAATCTGGGGCGTGCACCCCGTACATGGTATAAGCCAGATACTGTGGAGGGTTGTTATGGTATCGGCGAGGAGGCTCAGCCTATCCGTGCTCCCTATGACAGGAATGAGAACTTCAATGGAAAACAGTTGGGACGTGTGTGGCAGTGGAACCATAATCCCGATGACAAGATGTGGAGCCTGAAGGGTGGCCGCCTGCGTATTCAGTCGCAGCCCGCAGAACAGCTGATGTGGGCACGTAACACACTGACACAGCGTGTGATAGGTCCTAAGAGCATCGCTACCGTAGAGCTTTATGTGAAGGGCATGAAGGATGGCGACGTGGCCGGTCTGGGTAATATCAATATCCCCTGCTCATGGATTGGTGTCATGAAGCAGCAGGGGCAGCCTCTCATGCTGCGTGCCTTCGACCAGACAGCCTCAGACTCTCCCTCTGCCCCCGACATTATCCTGCCTGCCATTCCTCGTGACGGTAAGATATGGCTTCGCTGCATCGGCGACTATGACAACAACCAGATGCAGTATGCCTATTCTACTGATGGCAAGGAGTTTAAGACGCTGGGTCGCATGATGCCGCTGACCTATCAGCTGATCACGTTCCAGGGCTCTCGTCATGCACTGTTCTCTTTCAATGTGAATGGACAGAGGGGTGGCTATGCCGAGTTTGATAACTTCACCGTGGAAGAGCCTATGGCCGACCGCTCAAAGAATATTCCCTATGGTAAGACCATCCGTATCATCAACAAGGCTACCAACCGTCCGGCTATTGCCTTGAAACACGGTATGCTGTATGATACCCATGCGGGCGATAAGAGCGACTTGACGAAGTTTAAGGTGATTGACCGTAACCTGGGTCGCGTTGCCTTGCAGTGTGCTGACGGACGTTATGTGAAGGTCTATGGCGACGGTCTGCCCGGCGATGTGCGTTTCACTACCGATCCGAAGGAGGCAGAGATGTTCCTGTGGCAGGATTACCTGGATCATGACTTCATGCTTCTGTCGCTGACGAATCATAAATATCTGGGAAAAAGTCCTACAACAGGCAGTCCTTACAGCATGGACTTCGCAGGTCCGGATCCGGCTCGAAGGAATGGTTCTGTGTTGCGTTGGGAGGAAGAATGACTAGAAAAATGAAAAAAGAAGGGAAAATATTTTGCTAATTCGCTGAATTTGTGTACCTTTGCAGCCGATTTGCTTAAAATAGCTTAATGAAACCTGACAAAAAACAGAACCAATACCGCGTCAACGAACAGATTCGTGTACGAGAGGTCCGCATAGTAGGCGAGAGCGGATCCACGGTGATGCCTACTAGAGAAGCGCTTGATATGGCACGTCAGCAGGGTGTAGACCTTGTTGAGATTTCGCCCAATGCTAATCCTCCTGTGTGTCGTCTCATTGACTATTCTAAGTTCCTCTACCAACAGAAGAAGCGTGCTAAGGAGATGAAAGCCAAGCAGGTGAAGGTGGAGGTGAAGGAAATCCGTTTCGGACCTCAGACCGATGAGCATGACTATCAGTTTAAGCTGAAGCACGCCAGGGAATTCCTCGAGGAAGGTAATAAGGTACGAGCATACGTATTCTTCCGCGGCCGAAGCATCCTGTTCAAGGAGCAAGGTGAGGTGCTGTTGCTGCGTTTTGCCAACGATCTGGAGGAAGTAGGTAAGGTAGAGTCAATGCCAAGCCTCGAAGGAAAGAAGATGTTCCTCTATCTGGCTCCTAAGAAAGCCGGCGTAGCCAAGAAGAGTCAGCAGGCTCGCGACCGTGAGAATGCTGAGGCTGAGCTGAAAGAGGCTCAGAGACAGCAGGCTGCAGAGATTGACGCAGAGGCTCCTGCAAACGGAGGCCTGTTTGCCAACGCAAAAATCAGTGCTGATGCGCTGAAGAAGTTGACAGAGACAGAGGATTAATTATCCATTCTCAATTGTCAATTATCAATTAGAAAGAAAGGGTGGCGCGCCCGGTATATGCGTAGCTGCCGATTATTAATAACAATTTTAAAATTAAAAAACAATGCCAAAAGTAAAGACAAATTCCGGTGCTAAGAAGAGATTCTCATTCACTGGTACAGGTAAGGTTAAGAGACATCACGCTTACCACAGTCACATTCTGACTAAGAAGACCAAGAAACAGAAGCGTAACTTGGTAGGTTCAACAATCGTTGATCAGACCAACATGAAGCAGGTTCGTGACCTGTTGTGTCTCCGCTAATTAACCCTATTGTCTAACATTTAAAGTAAAGAAACTATGCCAAGATCAGTAAATCACGTTGCATCACGTGCAAAACGTAAGAGAATCCTGAAACTTACTCGCGGTTACTTCGGTGCCCGCAAGAATGTTTGGACAGTAGCGAAGAACACCTGGGAGAAGGGTCTGACCTACGCTTATCGCGATCGTCGTAATAAGAAGCGCAACTTCCGCGCACTGTGGATCCAGCGTATCAACGCTGCCGCTCGCCTGGAGGGTATGAGCTATTCTAAGCTGATGGGTGCTCTGTCAAAGGCTGGTATCGAGATCAACCGTAAGGTGCTCGCTGACCTCGCCCTGAACAACCCCGAGGCTTTCAAGGCTATCGTTGCAAAGGTGAAGTAAATTGCATTTGAAGCAAGAAAAAAGATAACCGCCGGCATTGCCGACGGTTATTTTTTTTATTCCTAAGTGTATTGGCTTGTCTGTCTTAAGCGGTAGAGAAACCGCTGAGGCCGTTTAGAACGGCCACCAGCTCTTCTTTTTCTTGGAGTGCCTGTCTTCGTAGGCGTCCATCCTGTAATGGCTTACCTCCTCGTCGATAATATCGTTCCACGTCTTGTGTCTGGATATCATACGATAGATGGTGCCCCAGTCGGGGAGACCGCCAAGATTGCGGTCGTCAATCCATACGTCGGCCTTCAGCTTACGTGAGAAATGCTGGTTGTTTTCTGTGCTTTCCTCAGGGTAGTCGCGATTGACGGCGTAGAACTCCACGCCACGCTCCTTACACCAGTTAACAGCGTCTTCCAATAGCTTGCCCTCGCGAACCGACCACAGAATGACTCTGTGGTGGTCCTTGATGAGCATCTTCAGTGTGTCAATGGCAAAGGGAATCTCCTTGCCAATCTCAGGATATCTGTGCTCGACGATGGTACCGTCAAAATCAACAGCAATAATCATATTTACTTCTTACTTATTTCTTGATAGAGTTATCGTCCTTGTTGCCGTAATGGCTCTCGTTGTAGTTGCCATAGTTGCCATAGCTTCCGTATGAACTGCCGTAGCCGTAGCGTCCGTAGCGGCCATAGCCATAACCGTATGCATAGCGTCCGTACTTACCATACTTACCATAGCCGTAGTAGTAGCCGTACTTCTTCTTTGACATGTCGATACCGTTGATGACAAGGCACATGTTAGGCAACTTCTCTTCCTTCTTCAGGGTGTTGATCATGCCGAAGCTTGACTTTGGTGTGT
Proteins encoded:
- a CDS encoding family 43 glycosylhydrolase, with product MTKLWGVCLMACMALNANAQQSWTADNGNGTFTNPLFYDEFSDPDIIRVGDDYYLAGTTMHTVPGLVILHSKDLVNWENVSYCFDRFDFTDDKFSLKNHQEIYGQGIWAPAIRYANGQFYVFSNINGKGLQCYTAKDIRGPWTHHNMQGNIYDLSVLFDDDGKIYAIHKYGEVHCTELKPDMSGPVEGSDRVIIPEGNGVGEGHHMYKINGMYYLISTDYSPNGRTLCSRSKSIWGPYETRVISADETYGYSGVGRTVVPRGTKYRIGEDGTKFGVSPASPDATGCDNAHQGGIVQAKNGSWWALLMQDFHSIGRTVCLMPITWEDGWPMIGLKGNLGRAPRTWYKPDTVEGCYGIGEEAQPIRAPYDRNENFNGKQLGRVWQWNHNPDDKMWSLKGGRLRIQSQPAEQLMWARNTLTQRVIGPKSIATVELYVKGMKDGDVAGLGNINIPCSWIGVMKQQGQPLMLRAFDQTASDSPSAPDIILPAIPRDGKIWLRCIGDYDNNQMQYAYSTDGKEFKTLGRMMPLTYQLITFQGSRHALFSFNVNGQRGGYAEFDNFTVEEPMADRSKNIPYGKTIRIINKATNRPAIALKHGMLYDTHAGDKSDLTKFKVIDRNLGRVALQCADGRYVKVYGDGLPGDVRFTTDPKEAEMFLWQDYLDHDFMLLSLTNHKYLGKSPTTGSPYSMDFAGPDPARRNGSVLRWEEE
- the infC gene encoding translation initiation factor IF-3: MKPDKKQNQYRVNEQIRVREVRIVGESGSTVMPTREALDMARQQGVDLVEISPNANPPVCRLIDYSKFLYQQKKRAKEMKAKQVKVEVKEIRFGPQTDEHDYQFKLKHAREFLEEGNKVRAYVFFRGRSILFKEQGEVLLLRFANDLEEVGKVESMPSLEGKKMFLYLAPKKAGVAKKSQQARDRENAEAELKEAQRQQAAEIDAEAPANGGLFANAKISADALKKLTETED
- the rpmI gene encoding 50S ribosomal protein L35 codes for the protein MPKVKTNSGAKKRFSFTGTGKVKRHHAYHSHILTKKTKKQKRNLVGSTIVDQTNMKQVRDLLCLR
- the rplT gene encoding 50S ribosomal protein L20, giving the protein MPRSVNHVASRAKRKRILKLTRGYFGARKNVWTVAKNTWEKGLTYAYRDRRNKKRNFRALWIQRINAAARLEGMSYSKLMGALSKAGIEINRKVLADLALNNPEAFKAIVAKVK
- a CDS encoding BT0820 family HAD-type phosphatase, producing the protein MIIAVDFDGTIVEHRYPEIGKEIPFAIDTLKMLIKDHHRVILWSVREGKLLEDAVNWCKERGVEFYAVNRDYPEESTENNQHFSRKLKADVWIDDRNLGGLPDWGTIYRMISRHKTWNDIIDEEVSHYRMDAYEDRHSKKKKSWWPF